TCTTTAGctgatgttaataaaaaagtaatttatgttgACAAGGCTATTCAGGTCAATaggaaaatacattattacagaAGTAAAGGTGTCAATGTTAATTTGAGTGCAATAACTAAGAATACAGCAATATCTCCATTTcgtattttatctaaaactacCTCAACATCTCCATTGAAAATAGCGCAAACTTCTggaattaaaaggaaattatttcaaactgaCCCTGCTGATATTGCATCAGTCTCTTCAGCTCAACCTTCATCAGCATTATCATCATCTTTTGGATCAGAAATGAGTTCAGAATCGAGCTGGTCTATAGATGATGATTCAGAAAATGAGACACAATTTAAAAGTCAAATGCGTAGTTGCATATTACTAGCAATAGAAAAGGAGCCTAAAATGTTGCTAGGTGTACCAAAAAAATCAtactatataataaaattgttaagtgAAAACCTTCCACTTCCCACTGtagacattttaattacattaaaaaaaataaaacttaatgagTCTTTCAGTATATTAGCCTTACAGTTTGGGTATACACAGAGTGCAATAAGCAGAATTTTTTCAAAATGCTTACCTTTATTGGCAATGAAGATGAAAGAGTTGATCATATGGCCAACAACAAAAGAGATATTTCAAAATTTGCCTATTGCATTCAGGGCCAGGTACTCTAATGTTGTTTCTATAATTGATTGCCTAGAAATTCAGATTGAAAAACCATCCAATGCAGTCCATCAATCAGTTAGTTGgtcacaatataaaaaatgtaacacattgaaatatttaatttcttgtacACCTGATGGATTGGTTAACTTTATCTCTGTTGGATACAGTGGCAGGGCAACGGACGTAATGATAGTGGAAGACTGTGGTTTTCTTGACTGTTTGCCACCTAAAACTGCAGTTATGGCTGACAGAGGCTTTAAAGAAATATCACATTTGCTA
This portion of the Trichoplusia ni isolate ovarian cell line Hi5 chromosome 19, tn1, whole genome shotgun sequence genome encodes:
- the LOC113503355 gene encoding uncharacterized protein LOC113503355, encoding MDQQKKPTYKYCIVPKCKNTTKNAPDKVFFLVPRGAVVRKNWCKIMKRDMVSPSTCLYCCEDHFNVEEDTENYMQYKIMTLQENQKTTLRLKKGIIPHKFQCQKDTELQSPPERKGFLKRKHQEIIEDALSMPPAKQTVSAVKMSESSKHSYIEEGASMPSSHLHTEYTETVNFDEPCCSTSLADVNKKVIYVDKAIQVNRKIHYYRSKGVNVNLSAITKNTAISPFRILSKTTSTSPLKIAQTSGIKRKLFQTDPADIASVSSAQPSSALSSSFGSEMSSESSWSIDDDSENETQFKSQMRSCILLAIEKEPKMLLGVPKKSYYIIKLLSENLPLPTVDILITLKKIKLNESFSILALQFGYTQSAISRIFSKCLPLLAMKMKELIIWPTTKEIFQNLPIAFRARYSNVVSIIDCLEIQIEKPSNAVHQSVSWSQYKKCNTLKYLISCTPDGLVNFISVGYSGRATDVMIVEDCGFLDCLPPKTAVMADRGFKEISHLLEKKQCRLIRPPSVFKSTASAKEDVKQSKRIAALRIHIERVINRLREFHMLLPHACVDHSLIPIIDEVIIIACGLINIQDVLIKK